A DNA window from Chlamydia felis Fe/C-56 contains the following coding sequences:
- a CDS encoding 1,4-dihydroxy-6-naphthoate synthase, producing the protein MILSAAFSPCPNDIFLFRSFLERHDGFSLLNQITIADIATLNELALQHRHTLIKISAALFPKVTDNYTLMEVGNIIGCGVGPLVLALDPEAPLKTIATPGVTTTAHLLCKVFYPDAELIPMIYSDIIAAILRGDVSAGVIIHEERFSYDSQLFLRADLGKLWEEKTRLPLPLGCLIISKKVPVNTREALTLELKKSLFLALKDSRNSEHKALEYSRNKNAEVIRKFISTYVNDETLALSHAGKQSLYTLSNYAEYTV; encoded by the coding sequence ATGATACTTTCCGCGGCTTTTTCCCCCTGTCCTAATGATATTTTCTTATTTCGTTCTTTTTTAGAACGTCATGATGGTTTTTCATTATTAAATCAAATTACGATTGCTGATATTGCCACCTTAAATGAATTAGCTTTACAACATCGGCATACACTAATAAAAATATCTGCAGCGTTATTTCCAAAAGTTACAGATAACTATACCCTGATGGAAGTAGGAAATATTATTGGTTGTGGTGTAGGTCCTCTAGTTTTAGCTTTAGACCCAGAAGCTCCTTTAAAAACTATAGCTACTCCTGGAGTAACAACAACGGCCCATCTATTGTGTAAAGTATTCTATCCTGATGCGGAGCTTATTCCCATGATATATAGCGATATTATCGCAGCGATTCTTCGTGGCGATGTAAGCGCAGGAGTCATTATTCATGAGGAAAGATTTAGTTATGACTCTCAACTTTTTCTACGGGCAGACCTTGGCAAATTATGGGAAGAGAAAACCCGGCTTCCCCTACCTTTGGGCTGTCTAATTATATCCAAAAAAGTCCCTGTAAATACGAGAGAAGCTTTAACTTTAGAGTTGAAAAAGTCGTTATTCTTAGCACTCAAAGACTCTAGAAACTCTGAACATAAAGCTTTAGAGTACTCTAGAAATAAAAATGCTGAGGTCATTCGAAAGTTTATTTCCACCTATGTTAATGATGAAACTCTTGCATTATCTCATGCTGGGAAACAATCTCTTTACACACTATCAAATTATGCCGAATACACTGTCTAA